A window of the Helianthus annuus cultivar XRQ/B chromosome 4, HanXRQr2.0-SUNRISE, whole genome shotgun sequence genome harbors these coding sequences:
- the LOC110933831 gene encoding caldesmon-like translates to MTKKKRFISMILPMKTNGNSHMSRMIALIQQSIRDDIFSLLNHDGSSKSVWEALRVKAEGGKQIKKNKIALLKKEFDLCKQKGHFKRECKNSEVDETEKPFNDDYYRKAIYHRSKEEPKMIENNPKEKSRACAVIHDDEGYDWSEILPEEDRVDDRFTAHGRTISKSKHHVFIAEIKERSREEILSEKTKRERFFVGCRIEKMQEEYEDAKYCGRYDKKRDCYVNRNGDSVVHRKEVIFDDVLAVIPLSGEYYSNVAKDKTGYMKRLDKIICDVMTVSLKNRDEERMKKNVDEIVNDLKKVAEEVKVETLKVKDVKIEEEEKVIKEVVEEKAIIEEQQDKKKEEEKEVKVESLAGVGGNAGTGEEKKEDADQTKTAEKAEVPITEVLQKTTECHQEEGQSSLARGEEVADP, encoded by the exons ATGACAAAAAAGAAGAGGTTCATCTCAATGATCTTACCGATGAAGACAAACGGAAATTCTCATATGAGCAGAATGATCGCTTTGATTCAACAATCTATCCGAGATGATATATTTTCTTTGTTAAATCATGATGGGTCATCAAAATCGGTTTGGGAAGCGTTAAGGGTTAAAGCCGAAGGGGGTAAACAAATTAAGAAAAACAAAATAGCTTTactaaaaaaggaatttgattt atgtaagcaaaaaggtcatttcaaaagagaatgcaaaaacTCTGAAGTTGACGAAACTGAGAAacctttcaatgatgattattatcgaAAGGCGATTTACCACCGTAGCAAAGAAGAGCCGAAAATGATCGAAAATAATCCCAAGGAGAAGTCAAGAGCATGTGCTGTAATCCATGATGACgaagggtatgattggagtgagattcttccagaagaagatcgtgttGATGATCGATTCACAGCTCATGGCAGAACTATATCAAAGAGCAAACATCATGTTTTTATTGCTGAAATCAAGGAAAGAAGCCGAGAAGAAATTCTGAGTGAGAAAACCAAAAGAGAAAGATTCTTTGTTGGGTGCAGGATTGAGAAAATGCAAGAAGAATACGAAGATGCAAAGTACTGTGGAAGATACGACAAGAAGAGAGATTGCTAtgtcaacagaaatggtgattctGTCGTTCACAGAAAAGaagtgatttttgatgatgttcttgcaGTAATTCCTCTGTCCGGCGAATATTATTCGAATGTCGCAAAAGATAAAACAGGTTATATGAAAAGGCTGGACAAGATAATTTGTGACGTGATGACCGTGAGTTTGAAGAatagggatgaagagagaatgaagaagaatgttgatgAGATAGTGAACGATTTGAAGAAAGTGGCTGAAGAAGTTAAAGTCGAAACTCTGAAAGTTAAGGATGTGAAGATAGAAGAGGAAGAGAAGGTGATaaaagaagttgttgaagaaAAAGCTATTATTGAAGAACAGCAagacaagaagaaagaagaagaaaaagaagtgAAGGTTGAAAGTTTAGCTGGTGTTGGTGGTAATGCTGGTACTGGTGAAGAAAAGAAGGAAGATGCTGATCAAACAAAGACAGCAGAGAAAgccgaagtgccaatcactgag gtgcttcaGAAGACAACTGAATGTCATCAAGAGGAGGGTCAGAGTAGCCTGGCACGAGGAGAGGAGGTTGCTGATCCCTGA